Within Roseibium sp. HPY-6, the genomic segment AACATGAGCGCAAGTTACCCGCGCTTGCGTTGCCCTGCGCACCTGAATAGTGTCTTGGGCAGGATTAGAAACATGACTATGAAATTCGACATCGTGGTGAGAAACAGGCGCGTGGAACGATAGCGGCGACCCCTGCCGTTTTCCATGTGCCCCCGGCTTCTTACCGGGGGCTTTTTTTGACCCATGGCATTTCGAGAAACCCTTGGCCCGCACACCGCCTCATCTCATCACGATCATCCTGCTGACTGCGTTTTCACCGCTGTCGCTGAACATGTTCCTGCCGTCGCTCGGAAACATCGCCGAAGACCTGGAAACGAATTACGCGCTCGTGAGCGTTGCCATTGCGGGCTATCTGGCTGTGACGGCGGTGATCCAACTGATCGCGGGGCCGCTTGCGGATCGCTACGGCCGACGCCCGGTTCTCCTCGCAACTCTTGCAATTTTCAGCGTGTCCTCGCTCGTGTGTGCGCAGGCAGAAGATGTCTGGGTCTTTCTCTTTTTCCGGATGCTGCAGGGCGGCATTACAGCAGGTTACACGTTGTCGCTGGCAATCGTTCGGGACACCCACGAACCTCAAAAGGCAGCGGGGCTTATCGGGTATATCAGCATGTGCATGGCCATCGCTCCGATGCTTGGCCCCGTTTTCGGCGGGCTCCTGGACACGGCCTTCGGCTGGCGTGCCAATTTCTATCTTTACGCGACTTGCGGGGTCCTGCTCCTGGCACTCTGCTGGGTTGATCTGGGAGAAACGAAGCCTGACCGTCAAGAGCATCAGCAGTCCATGGCGGCTGCCACCCTGGCCCTCGTCAGCGACTTGCGTTTCTGGGCCTATGCCCTTTGCTCCACGTTCACCGTGGGCGCCTTCTACATTTTTCTGGCCGGTGCGCCACTGGTCGCCACAACCTCCTTTGGCGTGACGACGGCCGAACTCGGGTTTCTGATCGGAAGCATCACTGTCGGCTTCTCTGCCGGCGGTTTTCTGGCCGGCAGGTATTCATCCAGACTGTCCCTGCCCGCGATGATGCTGGTCGGACGGATCACGGCCTGTACCGGCCTCACCATTGGTTTGGTCGCCTTCCTCTTCGGTACGGCGTCTCCGATGGTCTTTTTCGCAAGCACGGTCTTCGTCGGCATTGGAAACGGTCTGACGATCCCGGGAAGCAATTCCGGCGCGATGTCCATTCGCCCCGATCTTGCCGGAAGCGCTGCGGGCCTCGTTGGAGCTCTTACGCTAGCGGGTGGTTCAGCACTCACGAGCCTGGCGGGGCTCGCCGTGGGTTCGGGAGAACAGCCAATCACGGTCCTCGCGCTCATGTTGGCGAGTTCCGTGCTCGGTCTGGTCTTTGCCCTTGGGGCTTTGGTATTGGAACGGAGTGGAGCGGACAGGTAGGATCTTCCGGCTCTGCCACTAGCTTTGAAAACCTCGCCCGCTGACTGTCGATAATGTCCCGACCATTCAACTGCGACTCGGGAAATCAGTGCCTGAATGAAGCAAGGCGGATTACCGCCTTGCTCCTTTTCTCTTCTTCCAGAACGGCTCGATATCACCGGCCATGATGCAGCCGAAGGGATCGATATAGTCCTCGATTTCGGCCAGATCGTATTTCTTGATCTGGGCAACAACCGCATCGGCCTTCTTGTAGCCGGACGGCAGTTCGGAGACGTCGATCTTCTCTTCGAAGAAACGGATGTCGAGACCTTCCGTTTCTTCCTTAAGCATCTCTTCCGGCGTCTTGCCGAGCGAGCGGCGCTTGTGCTCGGAGCGCGAGAAGTTGCGCCCCGCGCCATGCGGCGAGAACCCGAGCGCATGACCGGCATCCTTGCCGCGTACGACCAGAACCGGTTCAGCCATGTTCAGCGGGATCAGTGTCAGCCCCGTTGCATCGGATGCGTATCCGTCCCAGGCCGGGGTCGCCCCCTTGCCGTGGTAGAACAGACCGTCACGCTCGAACACGAAGTTATGCTCGTTCCAGAAACGGTCCGAGTGGGTGGTCCCGCTCGCCTCGACCGTCGCCTGATGCAACGCGTTGTGGTTGGCCTTGGTCCACTTGCGGATCAGCTGCAAGGCTTCCCAATAGGCTTTTCCTTCCTTGCTCTCAGACGGGATCCAGGCGTTCTGCTTCAAGGTTTTCGGCGACAGTTTCCTGCGGTATTTTTCCGCAACGCTCATGCCGATCTTGTAAAGAACAGCCCCCGGCCCGCGGGATCCATGGTGGGTCACCATCGCCGTTTTCCCGGTATTCCTGGAAACGCCGACAAATAGGAAATGGTTGCCGTCGCCCTGGGTTCCCAGATGCTCCTGCGCCATGCGCAGGATCTTCGGGTCGTTCAGGAACCGGTTCTCGCGGAACTGGTCGTAAAGGCCCATGGACATCGTGAAGCGCTTGCCGTTGGCACGGCCACCCGAGCCGAAATGCGTCACCGAATGCGCGGCATCCAGAACGGTTTTCGGATCAGCGTCCTCAAACTCTGTCATCATCACAGAGCAGCAGATATCGGCGCTGTGCATTCCCGGATGGATGGCGTTGCGGGCCGCAACGACACCGCCGACCGGGATGGTCCCGAGCGGACCTGCCGGACAGGCATCCGGCATGATCGCGCCGGCTTCGACCGTCGGCGTACGCATCAGCTCGGTCATGTGATGCTTGACCGCCTTCAGGTTCGCCTCTTCGTCCTCACCTTCCGCGTCCAGGTTGACGTGAAACGGCTTTTCTCCGGACGCAGCCAGCGGCAGAACCGGGGCCGGCTTGTAGCCTTCCAGCATCTGACGCACATCCTCAAGCGGCGTACCCTGATCGAGCGCGGCCTGACCGTCCCTGAGGGCGGCACCAAAGGCCTTGCCTTCTTCGTGGCCCCACGCGGTCAGCATCGCGCTGGTCAGCTGTGTCATTTCCCTCTCAATCGTCATTGTCTTCTTCCTTCATACCCGCCTGGCGGCAAACGTGTCGCGGAAAATCGTCAGAAACGAACGCCCGCCAGCATCCGCCAGGCTATGCGGGGCAAGGTTTGGCAAGATCTTCTTTCCGCCACCGGATTGCTCCGGGCCAGGCTTGAACTGGCACGGGAAGCACTGTCGCGCCTCCCCTCTCGACCGCGCCGGGAGGCGTCTACCTGTAATCCTGCCGGCATCCCCGATTTCGCGGCAAAGCCGCATTCAAAGTTACCGTTCGAAAATTCCAAAATCCGGTCAGAGCGACGAGGTGGGTGCGAAACGTTCCTGCTCTACCGCTTGAGCTACGCTGCATCAGATGGTTGCAGCGACGGGACTCGAACCCGCAACCTGGCGATTAAAGATCGATGTAGTTCCGCAGGCATTCGCCCTGACCGGTTTTCCGCGCGGCGGCAAGGTGATGACAAGACACTCATGGTCAAGAATGTAGTCCTGCCGGCATCCGCCGCGTTCAAAATATCTTTCCTTTAAATCTCCTTCATGCGCCAGATACTGGTTGCTATTGGTGTCAGTCCGGTCAGGACGACAAGATCGGTGCAAAACACTCCTGCTCTATCCGTTGAGCTACGCTGCATCAGATGGTTGCAGCGGCGGGATTCGAACCCGCAACCTGGCGATCCTGAGTCGATGTAGTTCTGCAGGCATTCGCCCTGACCGGTTAATCTCTGCGGCGGCAAGTCGATGATGAAATCAGCTCCGTTGCCTTTCCTCGTTAGACGACATCGCAATCCCGCGAAGGCGTGGCCCGACCCACGCATTTCCGGAGGTAACAATGTAATTCCATCGGCATCCGCCTCGCATCAAAAACTCTGGAAAGACCAGGCGACAAAAGTAAAGAAACACGGGAGTCCCGCTCGAGCCTAAGAGCGCATGCTGCGATCAACCTGCGCTCGGAAAGCGCAGACAAGTTGATCGACCCGTTAAGGCCGGTCAGCCTATGGACATTCCATCGGTTCCGATTGAATGTCCGCTGATCTGGAGGGGAGTCGAACCCGCTCGGACTTTGTCCCATAGTTGGAGCAATGTAGTTCCTTCGGCATTCGCCGGATCTTCCCGGAACCGCGGCAGGCGGATTGCCCGCCGCGGTCGTAAACGTCAGGTCAGTTCGATCGCTTCGATCTCTCCGACCCACTGGTCCGCAGTCATCGCCCCCTTGGCAAAGGCCGCAATCTGGTCGAACACCGCATCGGAGAAGCCCCCGATGTTGAGGATATCCGGCCGCGACTTGGCCTGGCTTGTGCCATAAGGCGCGATATCGATGCACACCAGCTTGGCATCCGGGTTACGCCTTTTCAGCGCTTCCCATTCACGCATCACGCCGGTTCCATGCCGATCCTGGACTCCCGCCCAGGACTGGTTATCGGATACCAGGATCACCAGATCCGGTGCCCGGCGTTTTGCGTTCAGCCACGCCAGCGGCGCTGCACAGTTCGTTCCGCCGCCCCACTGCTCGGTGAGCTTTTTGGCGTTGGTCATGACGGTATCTCGCCCCGTCAGCTTGACCTGCCGAACCTTGACTTCAAACGGCAGGACCGTGGCCCCGCGGTTTCGCCGCAGAACGGCTGCGGACACAAGAGCTGCAACATCGACGCAGCGCGTCTCGGTTGTCGCCCCCTTTCTGTACCCCGTCACCGGAGAGATCATGGACCCGGAAACGTCCGGGCACACAACGACCTGACCCTTGAAGGCCGGTACGTTGGCGACCGAGATTTCCAGCGCTTCATGCATCGCCTCGCGGATTTCGGACGGCATATCCTCAGACAATGCCTGGAAACCCGTGAGCAGCTGATACGGAAAGGCGCGAGCCTTCCTGATACGCTTCGGATCCTTCAATATATCGGCAACGATGCCGACCACCGGTGTCTTTTTGAACCGTTCATCCTCAAAGATGCCATGGCGCAGGAAAGTGTTCAGGTTCATGCGCACCATGTTCCAGCTTCCACGTTCTGCCAGCTTCGCCCAGTCTTTCCTGGAAAGCGGCAGATGCGTCAGCATCTGGAACGGAACGTCCGGTACTTCACGGCCCTTCGGGTTTTCCAGGAAGGCCACATAGTCTCGGACCTGCTCCGGCAGCTTTTCAACGTCGCACGGCTTGCCGATCAACCAGGCGAAGAGAGCCTCACGCTCGGCATCGCGCGGTTTCGGGTGCACTATCTTGATGACATCGGCAAGCGACGGATCTTTCCCGATATTTGCCTGAAGCAACTGGTAATCCGTTGCAGCGTTCAGCCAACCGCGCACCAAGGCCTTCGGCCTGGTTCCGAGCGACTTGCGCCCCGTCTGACCGGATCGCAGGATCTGCACGAAGTTGCGCAGCATTTTTCCGTCGGTCACGACATGCGGGAAGGCTTTCGCCAACAGCTGCGGGTCACGCGATGCCAGCACCGCCAGCAACAGGGCCGGCAGGTCTTTCATCTTGCCCTTCTGGCGGGCGTAAACAGCCGTCTTCGCCAGAAACCCATCCGGAACCGAAGCCGCCGTTTCAAGAACGGCCTTCAGCTCGAGCTCGGCGGACTGGTAGAACGTGTTGCCGATGGAGCCCGTTGCAGCCAGCTGCGCCAGCTTGTGACGGTCTTCATATGTGTAGGCCTTGCCACCCGCCAGGTTCCTGGCGTCGGCTTTGCCGGAAAAACGTCCACGCTGGGATGCAAACAGAGATTTGTTCGCCATTGTCTCGCTCCTCAAACCCGTGCCTGGAAAGGCGTTGGTGTTCGTGTCTGTGTTGAGAAGGAGATTGCATCAGCGAACCGCGCAGAAAAACAAAAAAGCAAATTAGATGTAAGTCACTGTATTTAATAGGTTATCTTGAATATTGACATTTGCAGCAAGAAATATTCTTATACTTTTGGATACGAATTTATAAAACTGGATATCTCGTTGAAAAAGAACGTCGTCATCGGCTTTCTCGGCACGCAACTGGACGCCGGCAAAAAGCGTCGCTGGCGTCCGTCTATCGCCGTGACCCAGCATGGCAGTTTTCCGGTACACAGGATTGAACTCCTGTACGACAGGGCGTTTCATCGCCTCGCGCAAAACGTCAAGGCAGACATCGAGGATGCAAGCCCGGCGACGGAGGTCTTGCTGCAACTCGTCGACCTTCGCGATCCGTGGGACTTTCAGGAAGTTTACGGAGCCCTCTTTGACTTCGCGCGCGAGTATGGTTTCGACGAGGATAGAGAGGACTACTTCGTCCATCTGACAACGGGGACACACGTTGCCCAGATCTGCTGGTTCTTGCTGACGGAATCCCGTCACGTCCCAGCCAAGCTGGTGCAGACATCACCGCCGCGCGGCGAGGACAGCGAGGTCAACGGCCGCTACAACATTGTCGACCTTGACCTCTCGCGCTACGACGCCCTGCAGCAGCGCTTCGATCTCATTGCAGAAGAATACAACGCGCTCCTGAAAGCCGGCATCGAAACCCGCAACCCGGCCTTCAACAGCCTGATAGAACGCATAGAGCTTGTCGCCACGAACTCGGATGCGCCACTGCTCTTGCTCGGAGACACCGGCACCGGCAAGAGCGAGCTGGCAGAACGCATTTACGAACTCAAGCTGCAGCGCCGCCGGGTAAAGGGCAGGCTGGTCCATGTGAACTGTGCCACCCTGAAGGGCGAGCGCGCCATGTCGAGCCTCTTTGGCCACCGGCGCGGAACCATGGGAACCGGCAGCCCGGACAGGCGAGGCCTGCTGCGCGAGGCCGATGGCGGCGTCCTGTTTCTCGATGAGATCAACGAACTCGGCCTTGATGAGCAGGCGATGATCCTCCACGCCGTCGAGACCGGCCGCTTCCTGCCCGTCGGATCCGATCATGAAATCACCAGCCGTTTCCAGCTCATTGCCGGGACCAATCGCGACCTCGGGCAACTTGTCTCTGAAGGAAAGTTCCGGCCGGATCTTTACGCGCGCCTGAACCTCTGGACATTCCGCCTGCCCTCGCTGACCGAGCGCCGCGAGGATGTCGAACCCAATATCGAGTTTGAACTCAACCGGTCCGAAAAACTGCTTGGTAGCCGGGTCGGCTTCAACGCTGATGCGCGCGCGCGTTATCTCGATTTCGCCATGTCTCCTGCGACGCCCTGGCCGGGAAACTTTCGCGATCTGGGCGCTTCGGTTCAAAGACTGTGTACCCTTGCCCCGCGCGGACGCATCACGCAAGCGCTCGTGGATCAGGAGATTGAAGCCCTCGAACGTCAGTGGATGAGCGCTGAAACCAATCCGGATGACGCCCTTCTGGAAGACTTGCTCGGAGATCGAACCGGGGACATTGACGCCTTCGACAGGGTGCAGCTTGCCTATGTCATTCGTGTTTGCCGCAAGAGCCCCTCGCTGAGTGCGGCGGGCAGAGTGCTTTTCGCAGCCTCCCGCGCGACACGAACCAGCCGCAACGATGCCGACCGCCTCAAGAAGTATCTGGACCGGTTTGACCTGAGTTGGCAGTCGATTGTGGCCGATCGCTGAGCGCGGCACAGCGGGCTCACGCGCCAATGGCGTTTCCGTGATCCGGACACGCTTGAACTTGAAGTAAACGTCAACACGAAGAACATCGAGTTGAATGCACGTTACCAAATGCCTTCCCAAATAAAGGGCGCAACAAGATTGTAACCTGGAAGGCTAATGAACATGATGACACTTACTTCTGAAAACCGGCTGGTCGGCGCGCTGCCCTCCATAAACTTCGCAACGCTCGGACTGATGTTTGTTTCGGGCTTTTTCGCAACGGTCGCGTTTGACCTATGGGGGCAGGTGATCAGCCCGGCGCTCGGATATGCAAAACTCTCCCCGCATGGCCTGGCTCAAAGCCTGCTCGGCTCCCTTGGACTGCCGAACAATGCCTTTGCCGGCTATTTCGTACACTTCTATGTGGTCGGTCTCATCGGATACCCGATCGGCTGGATGTTCATCTTCGCACCGATCTGGCAACGCGTTGTCGGCAACACCCACTGGTTCCTCCCCTCCGCAATCTATGGCTTCGGTCTCTGGGTCTTCGCCATCGGCGGCATCACTTCTCTCGCAGGCCTGCCGTTCTTCCTGAACTTCTCCGGTATTGTCTGGGTCGCTCTGATCGGTCATGTGCTCTACGGCATCGTTATGGTCGCCATGCTGAAACTCATCGAAAAGCAGCAGAACGCCTGACTCTCTGCAAAAACCATGCGGGCGAACCACGCCCACATCCAAAAAAATCGCGCCACACTGTGGCGCGTTTTTTTTGCATGACCTGACTGCGCCGACGCGTGTTGAAATGGGCCTTCAAAGAATGAAATAAGATAGTGGTATTTTGAATTGCATTTCAGATGGGCTTCGCTTTGAAAAGCCCAAACGGAGGCTGGCATTTGAGTATTTTTTTGCGTGTGCTGGCTGACCAGGTCCGGCTCTTGTCCTTCAGAGCCTTCAAGCCATCGCTTGCAGAGCATTGGCACATTTATCTCGGCTGGGGCCTCTTCACCACCTGGCTGGTCGGGATTGGCCGGTATTGGGATCACCCGAGTGCAGATTGGTGGCAATATGCGGGCCTTGGCTCTCTAGGATATGTTTTTGTCCTGGCAGCCATTGTCTGGGCCATTTCCGCCCCGCTCAAACCGCAGCATCTCAGCTACCGCAACATTCTGATCTTCATCACCCTCACGTCTTTGCCCGCGCTTCTCTATGCCATTCCCGTCGAGAGATTCATGTCGCTCTCGTCTGCCCAAACCGTAAATGTCTGGTTTCTCCTGATCGTTGCCGCCTGGCGGGTAGCCCTGTTCGCAGTCTTTTTGCACCGTGTGGGGAAACTCTCCGCGGTCGCTGTTGTCGTCGCAACGCTACTGCCACTCGTTCTCATTGTGACCACCTTGACAATCCTCAATCTTGAACAGGCAGTCTTCGCCGTCATGGGTGGAATCCGGGAGCCAACATCCAATGATGCAGCGTTCGACATCTTGGCGTCGATCACACTCTTCTCCATTCTCGCAGCGCCGGTTCTCCTGATCATGTATTTGTTTCTGGTCGCCCGTATTCACTTGCGGAAATCGTCCGTATGAGGCTCGGCCTTATCGCCATGAGCGGTGTCCGGGCCCAGAACCAGGACCTGATGCGACTGGGCCTGACGCTGCCGGGATTTGTGGAACGCAGCAAGGTGATCGCGTCGCTGCCCAGCCTCGCCCTGTTGACCATTGCCGGTCTGACAACGTCCGATATCGATATCCGCTACCTTGAGGTCGCGGACTTTGCCGGACTGGACCGTCTTCCAGGTGATTTTGATGCCGTCGCGATCTCAAGTTATTCCGCCCAGATCAAGGACGCCTATGCACTTGCAGATCGGTATCGCCGCGAAGGAACCAAGGTCATCCTGGGCGGATTACATGTCACGGCCTGTCCGCAGGAAGCTGCACTGCACGCCGACGCGATTGTCCTCGGCGAAGCTGAGCCAGTCTGGCCGCAAGTCATCAAAAACCTTAAAGACGCCGCACTGAAGCCGGTTTACGATGCCCGTTCAAGTTCCTTCGACCTGCAGCACGCCCCAATGCCGGCGTTCGAACTGCTCGATATCGACCGCTACAACAGGCTCACGGTTCAGACCCAGCGCGGCTGTCCACTCTCCTGCGACTTCTGCGCCTCTTCGATCCGTATCTCACCCAGATTCAAGACCAAACCGGTCGAGAAAGTCATTGCTGAAATCCGCCGGATCAAGACCATCTGGCCAAAGCCGTTTATCGAGTTCGCGGACGATAACACCTTCGCCAACAAGGCCCATGCAAAACGGCTTGCAAAAGCGCTCGCAGGCGAGAACATCCGCTGGTTCACCGAGACGGATGTGTCGGTCGCAGATGAGCCGGATCTCCTTGCCATGCTGCGCGATGCCGGGTGCAGCCAGCTCTTGATCGGACTTGAGGCGACAGACAAAACGGTTTTGAACGGGATAGAGCAGAAAGCCAACTGGAAGGCCAAGCGCGCCGACACCTATCTCGAAGCGGTTCACAGGATTCAGCAACACGGAATCACCGTGAACGGATGCTTCGTTCTCGGGCTCGACGGGCAAACCGAGGATAGCTTCGACGATGTAACCCGCTTTGTCAGGGACAGCGGTCTTTATGATGTGCAGGTAACGGTGCAGACCCCGTTTCCCGGAACCCCGCTCTATGACCGGTTTAAGTCGCAAGGACGCCTCATTCGAGAAGATGCCTGGGAAACCTGCACGCTTTTTGACGTCAATATCCGGCCCGACGGCATGACCGTCGATGAGCTTGAAGACCGGTTCAAGGATCTGGTGGCAACGCTCTATACGGACGACTTCACGCAGTGGCGCCGGGGTGCTTTTCGCCGGCAAATGCGGACGGCAAACAAGCCGGCTTAGTTTCCCGAGATTTTGCGCCGACGCGGTCATTTGCACCTGTTCGGATTTTTGAAAAAGAATGTCCGGCTTCAGCCGGAAGGCAAGATGGCGTCCTGCGACGGGAAAACTTTTTGGCGCTGCTGACCCCGTCGGGATGCAACAATGGGAAATCGGGACGACTGCTCAAATTCCGTCATTAATTCATTGAAACTCATCACCTGACCAGAGGCCAAAGCTCCCCGCGAAGGGTGTTAGACGAAAAGAATTCATGGCCCATCCTTCAAGACGGACATCCGTGTCCTCCTCAGGATGAGGCTGTTGGAAACAAGCTTGGCCGAGTAGTCGCACAATCGCAGAACCTCATCCTGAGGAAGCGCGTAAGCGCTGTCTCGAAGGATCGGGCGCCAAAGCAGAGAACAACAGTTTGCGCCATATCGAGTCGGGATCAGGAACGTGCCACCGAATCGTGCGGGTAACGGCGAACGTGTTCGAATGAGGCTGGTCGATTTCCAATAGCTTCATCTTCGTCATCCCGGACGCAGCGAAGCGGAGATCCGGGACCGGAGTGCCTCGGAGTCTCTTCCATGATCTTTGTACGCACGGGCTCCCCGATCCCGGCTCGCGTTGCGCACGGCCGGGATGACGATGGCTTGCGAGTGAAACGGCGCACTATCCGCCGGTTCAGACCGTACCGCTCTGCGCCATGTCGAAAATCTCCAGAGCACCGGCCTTTGTCAGTTCAACCGGATTGCCGCCGGCGGTCGGATCGACAATGGCCATTTCCGCGATCAGGTCGCGTTTGCTGTCATCGACATTCAGGCCCGCAAGTGTATGCGGCACGTCTAGGTCGCTGCGCAGCTTCAGCACCGTGTCGAGAACGCCCTGATAGCCGCCTGAAATTCCAAGGAAGCCGGCGAGCCGTTCGAATTTCTGTTCGATTGCCGCTCTGTTGTACTGCATCACGTAGGGCATGAAGACGGCATTTGTCATGCCGTGATGGGTGTCATAAAGCGCACCGACGGGATGGGAAAGCGAGTGGATGGCGCCGAGCCCCTTCTGGAAGGCGACCGCCCCCATCGCAGCGGCGCTCATAAGGTGCCCGCGCGCTTCAAGATCCGAGCCGTCGGCCGCGACCTTCGGCAGGTTCTCCAGTACGAGCCGCATGCCTTCCAGTGCAATACCTTCCGACATCGGATGATACATCGGCGCCGAATACGCCTCCAGGCAGTGCGCCAGTGCATCCATGCCGGTGCCGATCGTGATGAACCGCGGCATGCCCACTGTGAGCTCCGGGTCGCAGATCACGATTTCAGGCAGCATTTTCGGGTGAAAGATCACCTTCTTGGTATGCGTTGCCTCATTGGTGACGACACCCGCACGCCCGACTTCGGACCCGGTTCCGGCTGTCGTGGGAACAGCGACGATTGGCGCAATGCCATCTGCATCGGCGCGTTTCCACCAGTCACCGATGTCCTCGAAGTCCCAGATCGGCCGCGTCTGCCCGGCCATGAAGGCGATCAGCTTGCCGGCATCAAGACCGGACCCGCCGCCGAAGGCGATCACGCCGTCATGACCGCCTTCCTTGAACGCCGCAACGCCGGCCTCAATGTTGCTGTCGACCGGGTTCGGCTTCACGTCCGAAAAAACGGCAGCCGAGAGACCGGACGCCTTTAGGCTCGCGATCGCGTCCGCGACCATCGGAAGACTGGCAAGGCCCGGATCGGTCACGAGAAGCGGATTGGTCATGCCGACGGCCTTGACAGCTTTCGGCAGCTCCTTGATACGGCCGGTCCCGAAACGGACGGACGTCGGATAGGACCAGTTGACGGAAGGAAGTGAGCTCATGGGTGTCTCGTTGGTTTTGAGTTCTTCAAAGTCTTAAGTTTGCGGGTGACCGTATCCTGAATTCGGGGTCGAACACTCGACCGTTTGACCCCTACACCCTCTTTTCGAGGGGCACATACTCCGGCAGGGGTCCCGTATCCATCGGCCTACGCAATCTTGGTCTGGATGGCTGGGCCGGTCACCGGGTCCCGGCCCTCCACTTCGTTTCAGCCAGGATGACAATTGCAGCGGATCTGCACGGTGTTCGTTCTTTCTCCCGTTCAGTGCTCCACCCGGAAGTGGAAGGATTTCGGCCGGGTCAGATTGTGAAAGCCGATTTCGGAAAGCGCCGCGCCCTTGCCGGTGTCCTTGACGCCGGTCCACACCAGCGCCGGATCGAGATAGTCGCAGCGGTTCATGAAGACCGTTCCGGTCTCGATCCTGTCGCCGATCTCGGCAGCAGCCTCGACATCTTCCGACCAGATCGACGCGGTCAGGCCGTACGGGCTGTCGTTCATGAACTGCAGGGCTTCCTCGTCGTCCTTGACTTTCATGATGCCGACAACCGGACCAAAGCTCTCTTCGCGCATCACCGACATCTGGTGGTTAACATCGGTCAAAACCTGCGGCGCGAGATAAGGCGTGCCGTCCTTGTTTTCTGAAAACGCTGTCACGTCGATATGAGCTTTCGCGCCCTTGCGCAGAGCCTCACCGGTCTGCTCGCGGACCCAGGCCGCGAACCGGGTTTGCGCCATCGGGCCAAGCGTTGTTGCTTCGTCCAGCGGGTTGCCGAGCTGATACTGTTTGGTCAGGTCGACAAAACCGTCGACAAACCTGTCGAACTGGCTCTCATGCACATAAACGCGCTCGATGCCGCAACAGCATTGTCCGGCATTGTAGAACGCGCCGTCCACCAGATTGCCGATGGCATAGTCGAGATCGGCATCTGCCCGCACATAGGCAGGGTCCTTGCCGCCAAGTTCAAGGCCAAGCGTCGCGAATGTTCCCGCAGCCGCCTTTTCAATCGCACGGCCTCCGGCCACCGAGCCGGTGAAGTTGACATGATCGATCAGGCCGGAGCCAAGCAGTTTTTCGGTGCCTGCATGGGTCAGAACGATGTTCTGGAAGACACCTTTGGGCAAGCCCGCCATCTCGAACGCCTTGGCAAGACGTTCGCCGACAAGAAGCGTCTGCGCCGCATGTTTCAAAAGGATCACGTTGCCAGCCATCAGCGCCGGCATAATCGTGTTGATGGCCGTCATGAAGGGATAGTTCCACGGCGCTATGAC encodes:
- a CDS encoding radical SAM protein, whose protein sequence is MRLGLIAMSGVRAQNQDLMRLGLTLPGFVERSKVIASLPSLALLTIAGLTTSDIDIRYLEVADFAGLDRLPGDFDAVAISSYSAQIKDAYALADRYRREGTKVILGGLHVTACPQEAALHADAIVLGEAEPVWPQVIKNLKDAALKPVYDARSSSFDLQHAPMPAFELLDIDRYNRLTVQTQRGCPLSCDFCASSIRISPRFKTKPVEKVIAEIRRIKTIWPKPFIEFADDNTFANKAHAKRLAKALAGENIRWFTETDVSVADEPDLLAMLRDAGCSQLLIGLEATDKTVLNGIEQKANWKAKRADTYLEAVHRIQQHGITVNGCFVLGLDGQTEDSFDDVTRFVRDSGLYDVQVTVQTPFPGTPLYDRFKSQGRLIREDAWETCTLFDVNIRPDGMTVDELEDRFKDLVATLYTDDFTQWRRGAFRRQMRTANKPA
- the rtcR gene encoding RNA repair transcriptional activator RtcR, producing MKKNVVIGFLGTQLDAGKKRRWRPSIAVTQHGSFPVHRIELLYDRAFHRLAQNVKADIEDASPATEVLLQLVDLRDPWDFQEVYGALFDFAREYGFDEDREDYFVHLTTGTHVAQICWFLLTESRHVPAKLVQTSPPRGEDSEVNGRYNIVDLDLSRYDALQQRFDLIAEEYNALLKAGIETRNPAFNSLIERIELVATNSDAPLLLLGDTGTGKSELAERIYELKLQRRRVKGRLVHVNCATLKGERAMSSLFGHRRGTMGTGSPDRRGLLREADGGVLFLDEINELGLDEQAMILHAVETGRFLPVGSDHEITSRFQLIAGTNRDLGQLVSEGKFRPDLYARLNLWTFRLPSLTERREDVEPNIEFELNRSEKLLGSRVGFNADARARYLDFAMSPATPWPGNFRDLGASVQRLCTLAPRGRITQALVDQEIEALERQWMSAETNPDDALLEDLLGDRTGDIDAFDRVQLAYVIRVCRKSPSLSAAGRVLFAASRATRTSRNDADRLKKYLDRFDLSWQSIVADR
- a CDS encoding multidrug effflux MFS transporter, producing the protein MARTPPHLITIILLTAFSPLSLNMFLPSLGNIAEDLETNYALVSVAIAGYLAVTAVIQLIAGPLADRYGRRPVLLATLAIFSVSSLVCAQAEDVWVFLFFRMLQGGITAGYTLSLAIVRDTHEPQKAAGLIGYISMCMAIAPMLGPVFGGLLDTAFGWRANFYLYATCGVLLLALCWVDLGETKPDRQEHQQSMAAATLALVSDLRFWAYALCSTFTVGAFYIFLAGAPLVATTSFGVTTAELGFLIGSITVGFSAGGFLAGRYSSRLSLPAMMLVGRITACTGLTIGLVAFLFGTASPMVFFASTVFVGIGNGLTIPGSNSGAMSIRPDLAGSAAGLVGALTLAGGSALTSLAGLAVGSGEQPITVLALMLASSVLGLVFALGALVLERSGADR
- a CDS encoding RNA-binding protein, translating into MANKSLFASQRGRFSGKADARNLAGGKAYTYEDRHKLAQLAATGSIGNTFYQSAELELKAVLETAASVPDGFLAKTAVYARQKGKMKDLPALLLAVLASRDPQLLAKAFPHVVTDGKMLRNFVQILRSGQTGRKSLGTRPKALVRGWLNAATDYQLLQANIGKDPSLADVIKIVHPKPRDAEREALFAWLIGKPCDVEKLPEQVRDYVAFLENPKGREVPDVPFQMLTHLPLSRKDWAKLAERGSWNMVRMNLNTFLRHGIFEDERFKKTPVVGIVADILKDPKRIRKARAFPYQLLTGFQALSEDMPSEIREAMHEALEISVANVPAFKGQVVVCPDVSGSMISPVTGYRKGATTETRCVDVAALVSAAVLRRNRGATVLPFEVKVRQVKLTGRDTVMTNAKKLTEQWGGGTNCAAPLAWLNAKRRAPDLVILVSDNQSWAGVQDRHGTGVMREWEALKRRNPDAKLVCIDIAPYGTSQAKSRPDILNIGGFSDAVFDQIAAFAKGAMTADQWVGEIEAIELT
- a CDS encoding RtcB family protein, which codes for MTIEREMTQLTSAMLTAWGHEEGKAFGAALRDGQAALDQGTPLEDVRQMLEGYKPAPVLPLAASGEKPFHVNLDAEGEDEEANLKAVKHHMTELMRTPTVEAGAIMPDACPAGPLGTIPVGGVVAARNAIHPGMHSADICCSVMMTEFEDADPKTVLDAAHSVTHFGSGGRANGKRFTMSMGLYDQFRENRFLNDPKILRMAQEHLGTQGDGNHFLFVGVSRNTGKTAMVTHHGSRGPGAVLYKIGMSVAEKYRRKLSPKTLKQNAWIPSESKEGKAYWEALQLIRKWTKANHNALHQATVEASGTTHSDRFWNEHNFVFERDGLFYHGKGATPAWDGYASDATGLTLIPLNMAEPVLVVRGKDAGHALGFSPHGAGRNFSRSEHKRRSLGKTPEEMLKEETEGLDIRFFEEKIDVSELPSGYKKADAVVAQIKKYDLAEIEDYIDPFGCIMAGDIEPFWKKRKGARR